A stretch of the Halomonas sp. CH40 genome encodes the following:
- a CDS encoding ABC transporter ATP-binding protein: protein MPLLEARDVHGGYGGMNILNGVNMLLEADQVGVIVGPNGAGKSTMLKAVFGLLHVNQGDILLHGEPIQNLAPNKLVQRGMGFVPQEKNVFPSLSVEENLEMGAFLKPANVKRMLAKVYEFFPPLAEKRRQPAGELSGGQRQMVAMGRALMAEPTLLLLDEPTAGLSPLYMNEIFDRVKEINAAGVGILMVEQNAKQALAIADKGFVLAAGQNRFTDTGEALLADPDVAKSFLGG, encoded by the coding sequence ATGCCATTACTAGAAGCGCGGGACGTGCACGGTGGCTACGGCGGCATGAACATCCTCAATGGGGTCAACATGCTGCTGGAAGCCGATCAAGTCGGTGTCATTGTCGGCCCTAACGGGGCAGGCAAATCGACCATGTTGAAAGCCGTCTTTGGCCTTCTGCATGTCAATCAGGGCGATATTCTGCTCCACGGCGAGCCGATCCAGAACCTAGCGCCCAACAAGCTGGTTCAGCGCGGCATGGGCTTTGTGCCCCAGGAAAAGAATGTTTTTCCCAGCCTCTCGGTTGAAGAAAACCTGGAAATGGGCGCCTTTCTGAAACCTGCCAACGTCAAACGCATGCTGGCCAAGGTGTATGAATTTTTCCCGCCACTGGCCGAAAAGCGCCGCCAGCCGGCAGGCGAATTATCCGGCGGACAGCGTCAGATGGTCGCCATGGGCCGGGCGCTGATGGCCGAGCCCACGCTACTGCTGCTGGATGAGCCTACTGCGGGCCTGTCACCGCTTTACATGAACGAGATTTTTGATCGGGTCAAGGAAATCAACGCCGCGGGCGTGGGGATTCTGATGGTCGAACAGAATGCCAAGCAGGCCCTGGCCATTGCCGATAAAGGTTTTGTTCTGGCGGCCGGGCAAAATCGCTTTACAGATACCGGAGAGGCGCTGCTCGCCGACCCGGATGTCGCCAAAAGTTTTTTGGGCGGCTAG
- a CDS encoding ABC transporter ATP-binding protein → MTPLIEVQHVNKAFGGLKVINDCSIQVAKGSVTGMIGPNGAGKSTLFNLIAGALTPDSGQIRLDGEDISALSADQRFHKGLLRTFQIAHEFSHMSALENLMMVPPGQPGENLFATWFKPGVVRAHEAEVKRRALEVIDFVGLYHVRNELAGNLSGGQKKLLELGRTMMTDAKVVLLDEIAAGVNRTLLGDLIGNIERLNREMGYTFLVIEHDMEMIARLCDPVIVLAQGSVMMEGSIEDVQSNPEVIEAYFGGGTAA, encoded by the coding sequence ATGACACCGCTTATCGAAGTGCAGCATGTTAACAAGGCCTTTGGCGGCCTGAAGGTGATTAACGACTGTTCGATTCAGGTCGCCAAAGGGTCGGTGACCGGCATGATTGGCCCCAACGGCGCAGGCAAGTCGACCCTGTTCAACCTGATTGCCGGCGCCTTGACACCTGATAGCGGCCAGATACGCCTGGATGGCGAGGATATCAGCGCCCTGAGCGCCGATCAGCGCTTTCACAAGGGGTTGCTGCGCACCTTTCAGATTGCTCATGAATTCAGCCATATGAGCGCTCTGGAAAACCTGATGATGGTGCCCCCCGGCCAGCCCGGTGAAAACCTGTTTGCCACCTGGTTCAAGCCGGGCGTGGTGCGCGCCCATGAAGCCGAGGTCAAGCGCCGCGCATTGGAAGTCATCGACTTTGTCGGGCTTTACCACGTGCGCAATGAGCTGGCGGGCAACCTTTCCGGCGGCCAGAAAAAGCTCCTTGAGCTGGGCCGCACCATGATGACCGATGCCAAGGTCGTCTTACTTGATGAAATTGCCGCTGGGGTCAATCGCACCCTGCTGGGGGACCTGATCGGCAATATCGAACGCCTGAACCGGGAGATGGGCTATACCTTTCTGGTGATTGAACACGATATGGAAATGATCGCCCGGCTGTGCGACCCGGTGATTGTGCTCGCCCAGGGCAGCGTCATGATGGAAGGTAGTATCGAAGACGTGCAGAGCAACCCTGAGGTTATTGAAGCCTACTTTGGCGGCGGCACCGCAGCCTGA
- a CDS encoding sodium-dependent transporter, which produces MSGHNVWTHKGTFLLAAVGSAVGLGNLWRFPYLTGENGGGAFILVYALTIFAVGIPILIAEIMLGRTSRQSPIMGMRHLTRTHQTSRAWESIGWLGAASAFLILSFYSVVAGWSLHYTWQMLTGSLAGADAATIGTGFESLLASPGLMTLYHTLFIILSALIVGMGIHKGIEGGLRIIMPALFVILLVVLGYSIVNGDIGAAAEFLFTFNMADLSLEGWLQAMGQSFFTLSLGMGAIMAYGAYMPSDVSLTRTAFAVAFVDTAVALVAGLAIFALVFGAGLETGQGPGLMFVTIPLAFAEMPFGSLIGGIFFILVLGAAISSSISLIEPVAAFLVERFDMTRPQAVAIMTLGSWALGLLTVVSFNVWSEGTIFHALFGRSAFDFIELLTNIFMPLGGLLIALFAGWALTQSEVAKELGGSPAWFSVWRFLVRFIAPAAVAFVFLRTLPQVDGYLLPTLGALIIVLSVAIGRGLLAKQPPVA; this is translated from the coding sequence ATGAGCGGCCACAACGTCTGGACACACAAAGGTACTTTTTTATTAGCCGCGGTAGGCTCTGCCGTTGGGCTGGGTAACCTCTGGCGGTTTCCCTATCTTACCGGTGAAAATGGCGGCGGCGCTTTTATTCTGGTCTACGCTTTGACCATTTTCGCAGTCGGCATTCCCATTCTTATTGCTGAGATAATGCTCGGCCGTACCAGCCGCCAAAGCCCCATCATGGGCATGCGCCACCTGACCCGAACCCACCAGACATCCCGCGCCTGGGAAAGCATTGGCTGGCTAGGCGCAGCCTCGGCGTTTCTGATTCTAAGCTTTTACTCTGTGGTGGCCGGCTGGTCGCTGCACTATACCTGGCAGATGCTGACCGGCAGCCTGGCCGGCGCTGATGCCGCTACCATAGGTACCGGCTTTGAAAGCCTTTTAGCCTCCCCGGGGTTGATGACGCTTTACCATACGCTGTTCATTATTCTTTCTGCGCTGATTGTCGGCATGGGCATTCATAAAGGCATTGAAGGCGGGCTGCGCATTATCATGCCTGCACTGTTTGTGATTCTGCTGGTGGTACTCGGTTACAGCATCGTTAACGGTGATATTGGCGCTGCCGCTGAGTTTCTGTTCACTTTCAACATGGCCGACCTGAGCCTTGAAGGCTGGCTGCAAGCCATGGGCCAATCCTTCTTTACCCTGAGCCTGGGGATGGGCGCCATCATGGCCTACGGGGCCTACATGCCCAGCGATGTTTCCCTGACGCGTACCGCCTTTGCGGTGGCGTTTGTGGATACGGCGGTAGCCCTGGTCGCCGGGCTAGCAATTTTTGCGCTGGTCTTCGGCGCCGGGCTGGAAACCGGCCAAGGCCCAGGGCTGATGTTTGTCACCATCCCGCTGGCCTTTGCTGAAATGCCGTTTGGCAGCCTGATTGGCGGTATTTTCTTTATTCTGGTGCTAGGGGCGGCCATCAGCTCGTCGATTTCACTGATTGAACCGGTGGCGGCCTTTCTGGTTGAGCGTTTCGATATGACCCGCCCCCAGGCAGTGGCCATTATGACCCTCGGCAGCTGGGCGCTGGGACTTTTGACCGTGGTCAGCTTCAATGTCTGGTCAGAAGGCACGATTTTCCACGCCCTGTTCGGGCGCAGCGCCTTTGACTTTATCGAACTGCTGACCAATATCTTCATGCCGCTGGGCGGTCTTCTGATTGCGCTGTTTGCCGGCTGGGCACTGACCCAGAGCGAAGTGGCCAAGGAGCTTGGCGGCAGCCCCGCCTGGTTCAGCGTATGGCGCTTCCTGGTACGCTTTATCGCACCAGCCGCCGTGGCCTTTGTGTTCCTGCGCACCCTGCCGCAAGTGGACGGCTACCTGCTACCCACCCTTGGTGCGCTAATCATTGTATTGAGCGTGGCCATTGGCCGAGGCCTGCTGGCCAAACAGCCACCGGTGGCATAA